A stretch of the Leptospiraceae bacterium genome encodes the following:
- a CDS encoding ATP-binding protein: MVLKLSSFEWIKRKYNLIISGPTGTGKSYLACAFGNNACLEGYSVLYYNSSKLFNSLRMKKVDGSYNREIDKIKKTDLLILDDFGLEPFDKKTALFLMEIIEDRHGQKSTIITSQYPISSWHDVVNNQTIADAVCDRILHSSYTFTLKGDSMRKLITKGLT, translated from the coding sequence ATGGTTCTAAAATTAAGCTCCTTTGAATGGATCAAAAGGAAATATAACCTTATTATATCCGGCCCGACCGGAACTGGGAAAAGTTATTTAGCATGTGCTTTTGGAAATAATGCCTGCCTGGAAGGATACTCTGTGCTATATTACAATAGCAGTAAATTATTCAATTCTTTAAGAATGAAAAAAGTCGATGGAAGTTACAATAGAGAAATTGATAAGATAAAAAAAACGGATCTACTTATCCTTGATGATTTTGGACTGGAACCGTTTGATAAGAAAACAGCATTGTTTCTTATGGAAATAATTGAAGATAGACATGGACAAAAGTCAACAATTATTACTTCTCAATACCCTATTTCATCCTGGCATGATGTGGTAAATAACCAGACAATTGCTGATGCAGTTTGTGACAGAATATTACACTCTTCTTACACATTCACGTTGAAAGGAGATTCCATGAGAAAATTAATTACAAAAGGTTTGACTTAA
- a CDS encoding serine hydrolase produces the protein MRVTRFCLTYSQKDYIPVQVQAIFDEKVYESIPCKPKNLSLICLLQAKRELLDEVLRLYNILTLFSPDKIVYNFSNMDKIGMPIIYLRRSGKVHKFQKNISPIPETFLYKNKTYNSKKFLEESITTALIIVQDNTIIYEDYYLGTKDTDLRISWSVTKSFISALFGPPVATGQIKITDKITKYVPELKESGYKDASVKNVLQMSSGVYFDENYTKLSSDINRLGRILALGGSFDKFALSLRSQRKPGTFLHYVSIDTHVLGMVLRNVTGEKIQNLFVKNLWSHLGAEANAYFLADDTGEAMALGGLCLRSRDMARFGILYLQDGFLNGRQVIPKAWIQESTYPQEKYLFPGKRDTASTVHGYGYQWWIPEDFDKEFLAVGIYDQMIYINKKSNVVIVKNSANYNFANNNFQSSNQAIAFFRAVAEKYSLDKRKPSPVRGSNP, from the coding sequence GTGCGTGTAACTCGTTTTTGCCTGACATATAGTCAAAAAGACTATATCCCTGTACAGGTACAAGCGATTTTTGATGAAAAAGTTTACGAAAGCATTCCCTGCAAACCCAAAAATCTTAGCCTTATCTGCCTGTTACAAGCAAAGCGGGAATTGCTGGATGAAGTATTACGCCTATATAATATATTGACTCTGTTTTCACCAGATAAAATTGTATATAACTTTTCTAATATGGATAAAATAGGAATGCCTATTATTTATCTGAGAAGAAGTGGCAAAGTTCACAAATTCCAAAAGAACATATCCCCGATTCCTGAAACATTTTTATATAAAAATAAGACATATAATAGTAAGAAGTTTCTTGAGGAATCCATAACAACTGCTCTTATTATTGTTCAAGATAATACAATAATATATGAAGATTATTATTTAGGAACAAAGGATACGGATTTAAGAATATCCTGGTCAGTTACAAAATCGTTTATTTCTGCACTATTCGGACCACCTGTAGCAACTGGACAGATTAAGATTACAGATAAAATAACAAAATATGTTCCAGAGTTAAAGGAAAGTGGCTATAAAGATGCTTCTGTAAAAAATGTTTTACAAATGTCGAGCGGAGTTTATTTCGATGAAAACTATACTAAGCTATCCTCAGACATTAATCGTCTGGGAAGAATACTCGCTTTAGGAGGCTCTTTTGATAAATTTGCACTAAGTCTGCGAAGTCAAAGAAAACCGGGAACCTTTCTTCATTATGTAAGTATAGATACTCATGTATTGGGAATGGTCTTACGTAATGTAACAGGAGAGAAAATTCAGAATCTTTTTGTAAAAAACTTGTGGTCTCATTTAGGAGCTGAAGCAAACGCATACTTTTTAGCTGATGATACAGGGGAAGCTATGGCTTTAGGTGGCTTATGCTTACGTAGCAGAGATATGGCTCGCTTTGGAATATTGTATTTACAGGATGGCTTTCTGAATGGCAGACAAGTCATTCCAAAAGCCTGGATACAAGAATCAACCTACCCTCAGGAAAAATATCTTTTCCCCGGTAAAAGAGATACAGCCAGTACAGTTCATGGTTATGGTTATCAATGGTGGATTCCTGAAGATTTTGATAAGGAGTTTCTTGCTGTTGGAATCTATGATCAGATGATCTACATAAACAAAAAATCCAACGTTGTCATTGTTAAAAATTCAGCTAATTACAACTTTGCAAACAATAATTTTCAAAGCTCAAACCAGGCCATTGCTTTTTTTAGAGCAGTCGCTGAGAAGTATTCACTTGATAAAAGAAAACCTTCCCCTGTTCGCGGATCAAACCCCTAA
- a CDS encoding aldolase, which produces MRPEIESELVKLKKDLEYYKNTYGFYGLKGGTETEDMDYEELSFLKALSKDIMPLKVKIGGVEARTDIRFCHSVHVNSILAPMVESEYALRNFVQTLKALIPRADYEKIRKSINLETITGYRNIMEIVDSKFFEELDDITAARSDLSASMNLVPDDPEVMRVTSQIVKISRSKGKGTCVGGTITRQNFAAIAEGIVPDMINSRHIIVNVEKAKKVGLNEVPEAMLEFEMDLFSVLGLLKPEKHYYYNNRIELNRERLGKKKVLYSLP; this is translated from the coding sequence ATGAGGCCAGAAATCGAATCAGAGCTTGTAAAGCTCAAAAAAGACCTCGAATACTATAAAAACACTTATGGCTTTTACGGCCTTAAAGGTGGAACAGAAACCGAGGACATGGATTACGAAGAGCTGAGTTTTCTCAAAGCCCTGAGTAAGGACATAATGCCCCTGAAAGTAAAAATAGGTGGCGTAGAAGCCCGAACGGACATTCGTTTTTGCCATTCTGTACATGTAAATTCGATTTTAGCCCCTATGGTAGAATCCGAGTATGCCTTACGAAACTTCGTTCAAACCCTGAAAGCCCTGATCCCCAGAGCAGACTACGAAAAAATTCGCAAATCCATCAATCTTGAGACCATTACAGGCTACAGAAACATCATGGAAATTGTGGATTCGAAGTTTTTTGAAGAGCTCGATGACATTACAGCCGCCCGTTCCGACCTTTCTGCGTCTATGAATCTGGTTCCTGATGATCCGGAAGTAATGCGTGTAACCTCACAAATAGTAAAAATTTCCAGGTCAAAAGGCAAGGGAACCTGCGTTGGAGGAACTATCACCCGACAAAATTTTGCTGCTATAGCTGAGGGAATCGTACCGGATATGATTAACTCCAGACACATTATTGTAAATGTAGAAAAAGCTAAAAAAGTTGGATTAAACGAGGTTCCGGAGGCCATGCTGGAGTTCGAAATGGATTTATTCTCAGTTCTCGGACTTCTCAAACCTGAAAAACACTATTATTACAATAATCGAATTGAATTGAATCGTGAAAGGCTCGGAAAAAAGAAGGTTCTTTATTCCCTGCCCTAA
- a CDS encoding DUF167 domain-containing protein → MKVSVTVKPGSKKPGIEELDPENWIVRVQEPATDGKANAAVIKAIAAYKNIAKSKVKIILGEKSKKKLIEISS, encoded by the coding sequence ATGAAAGTCTCGGTTACGGTTAAGCCGGGTTCTAAAAAGCCCGGAATTGAAGAATTGGACCCGGAAAACTGGATTGTTCGGGTTCAAGAACCTGCCACAGACGGAAAAGCCAATGCAGCGGTGATAAAAGCCATCGCTGCCTATAAGAATATTGCAAAGTCCAAAGTGAAAATCATCCTTGGAGAAAAGTCAAAAAAGAAGTTAATTGAAATATCTTCTTAA
- a CDS encoding SpoIIE family protein phosphatase — translation MENDLFNEEEKVLESCECALKEEGSLDFKDEFKSLFSNYEKLLKVARKLTRTSDITSKKLKEVNTKVIEQRAELKKAHDLIQEELKEAAKYVQALFPKPISEQDYAVDWRFIPCSSLGGDSFGYHWIDKNHFAFYLIDVTGHGVRAALLSASVINTLRSQTLPNTNFFEPGDVLTSLNIAFPQETQNYMNFTIWYGVYRKDTRTLTYSSGGHPPTLMFPANRYEFDEAIELSTRNTMIGLLPGIKFIQDSIVLKEESRLYVFSDGAYEVRLSNDKVLQYPQFTSILKELHSSQKLNLENLLIHTKSLCQTPEFEDDYTIMEIRLGV, via the coding sequence ATGGAAAATGATTTATTTAATGAGGAAGAAAAGGTTCTAGAATCCTGTGAATGTGCCCTAAAAGAGGAAGGTTCTCTTGATTTCAAAGATGAATTTAAGTCCTTGTTTAGCAATTATGAAAAACTATTAAAAGTAGCCCGAAAACTTACACGAACCAGTGATATAACCTCCAAGAAACTAAAGGAGGTAAATACTAAAGTAATCGAACAACGAGCAGAATTAAAGAAAGCCCATGATCTTATTCAGGAAGAACTGAAAGAAGCCGCGAAATATGTCCAGGCCTTATTTCCAAAACCTATAAGCGAACAGGATTATGCGGTTGATTGGCGGTTCATACCCTGTAGTTCATTGGGTGGTGATTCATTTGGCTATCATTGGATTGATAAGAATCATTTTGCATTTTATCTAATTGATGTCACCGGTCATGGAGTAAGAGCAGCTCTTCTTTCTGCTTCTGTTATTAATACACTTCGAAGTCAAACATTACCTAATACGAACTTTTTCGAGCCGGGAGATGTTCTTACTTCCCTAAATATAGCTTTCCCCCAGGAAACCCAGAACTATATGAATTTTACAATATGGTATGGTGTTTATCGGAAAGATACAAGAACTCTTACTTATTCCAGCGGAGGTCATCCTCCCACATTGATGTTTCCGGCAAATAGATATGAGTTTGATGAAGCAATCGAATTATCTACCAGGAATACCATGATTGGTTTACTTCCCGGTATAAAGTTTATTCAAGATAGTATTGTATTAAAAGAAGAATCCCGTCTTTATGTTTTTTCAGATGGAGCCTATGAAGTCCGACTGAGCAATGATAAAGTATTACAATATCCGCAATTTACATCTATCCTGAAGGAACTCCATTCGAGTCAAAAGCTAAATTTGGAGAATCTGCTTATCCATACCAAATCTTTATGTCAAACACCTGAATTTGAAGATGACTATACCATAATGGAAATTCGATTAGGGGTTTGA
- a CDS encoding response regulator, producing MKVESLKFLFIGMGLTQALFFLTAPFFKKISHYILILFAVSTSYYIYFSEPLISGKGLEFLFFQLSSITLAYSILYHFFENRINVIYKIAFILLLFLSVGLYFPVSRGNDFIYHNARFIVLLLSLLSLRLLAKELKPEIRKIFLPSYILWCLSVFNDFLILSGVYTFSLLSSYGMFIFLLSFSYYRIKLLSSPETSQSNVILKNELETIQTQVENEYYPIIQLAAEISVISYFVVNKDASICYANKAAAEIIGFTREELLQMSYLDINPDFNPKSWEEHWQTLKEQTSFTYISLNQTKENILIPVEITDNYISSHSKEYCLSIIQDIRKRKKAEEDLREEKEKAEEATRLKDKFISLVSHDLRSPLSGMLAFFEMMIEDEDEFRPKDRKEMYLNFYNSIQSLLGMIDKLLNLNRLQSGRLTLQPEFIELKAILDDIIPQFHPLIQRKDITLVNQVKKQTKIFIDPNLFREVLTNLLSNAVKFCSAKDTIEIIPHEGDRFLEIKDSGKGIPEEFLPDLFKEEIKTTTIGTLGEIGTGLGLPFCKDIMEAHSGDIQVQSQEGKGTSFFLSLPMNKKIILIVEDQEIVREQLKEILRATDTIIIEAENGLIALELLRHFQPALIITDISMPEMDGFEFLGNIKIRPQFESIPVIILTSVIIPKGKSYKKYVQLANEIGVQHVLPKPASKDIILPRVMEILESDQLIKNE from the coding sequence ATGAAAGTAGAAAGTCTCAAATTTTTATTTATAGGAATGGGTCTTACACAGGCCCTTTTCTTTCTTACCGCTCCCTTTTTTAAAAAAATAAGTCATTACATTTTAATCCTTTTTGCTGTCAGTACCAGCTATTATATTTATTTTTCAGAACCTCTTATAAGCGGAAAAGGTTTGGAATTCCTTTTCTTTCAACTTTCTTCTATCACATTAGCTTATTCTATCCTCTATCACTTCTTTGAGAACAGGATAAATGTTATATATAAAATAGCCTTTATACTTCTTCTCTTTCTTTCTGTAGGACTTTATTTTCCTGTTAGCAGGGGTAATGACTTTATTTATCATAATGCAAGGTTTATTGTTTTATTATTAAGTCTTCTCAGCTTGAGACTACTGGCAAAGGAGTTAAAACCGGAAATAAGAAAGATATTTTTACCCTCTTATATTCTTTGGTGTTTATCAGTATTCAATGATTTTCTTATACTTTCAGGCGTTTATACTTTTTCTTTGTTATCCTCTTACGGGATGTTTATCTTCCTGCTTTCATTTTCTTATTATAGAATCAAACTTTTATCTTCTCCTGAGACAAGTCAGAGCAATGTAATCTTAAAAAATGAATTGGAAACCATACAAACTCAGGTTGAAAACGAATATTATCCGATTATACAATTAGCAGCTGAAATCTCTGTCATCTCCTACTTTGTGGTTAATAAGGACGCTTCCATTTGCTATGCCAATAAAGCTGCTGCTGAAATCATCGGATTTACAAGAGAAGAACTACTCCAAATGAGTTACCTCGATATTAACCCGGATTTTAACCCTAAAAGCTGGGAAGAACACTGGCAAACGCTCAAAGAACAAACTTCTTTTACTTATATTTCTTTAAACCAAACAAAAGAAAACATCCTGATTCCTGTAGAAATCACAGATAACTACATTTCTTCTCATTCGAAAGAATATTGTCTTTCGATAATACAGGATATACGAAAAAGAAAAAAAGCTGAAGAAGACCTGAGAGAAGAAAAAGAAAAAGCTGAAGAAGCAACCCGCTTGAAAGATAAGTTTATCTCCCTTGTTTCCCATGATCTTCGCTCTCCTTTAAGTGGAATGCTCGCTTTCTTTGAGATGATGATCGAGGATGAAGACGAGTTTCGTCCGAAAGACAGAAAAGAAATGTATCTGAATTTCTATAATTCCATACAGAGCCTTTTAGGGATGATCGATAAACTTCTCAACCTGAACCGTCTACAATCCGGTAGACTAACCCTTCAACCTGAATTTATAGAGTTAAAAGCAATTTTGGATGATATCATTCCTCAATTCCATCCCCTGATACAACGAAAAGATATTACCCTCGTCAATCAGGTAAAAAAACAAACTAAGATTTTTATAGATCCAAATCTTTTTCGTGAAGTACTTACCAATCTTCTATCCAATGCGGTCAAGTTTTGTTCCGCGAAAGATACTATAGAAATCATTCCTCATGAAGGTGATAGGTTCTTAGAAATTAAAGATAGCGGAAAAGGTATACCGGAAGAGTTTTTGCCGGATCTTTTCAAGGAGGAGATAAAAACAACTACTATCGGCACTCTCGGAGAAATAGGAACGGGGCTGGGTCTACCTTTTTGTAAAGATATTATGGAAGCCCATTCCGGCGATATTCAGGTACAATCTCAGGAAGGAAAAGGAACCAGTTTTTTCCTGAGTCTTCCGATGAATAAAAAAATTATTCTTATTGTAGAAGATCAAGAAATCGTAAGAGAACAGTTGAAAGAAATCTTAAGAGCCACCGATACCATTATTATCGAGGCTGAAAATGGCCTGATTGCCCTTGAGCTTTTAAGACACTTCCAACCCGCTCTCATCATTACTGATATTTCAATGCCCGAAATGGATGGATTTGAATTTTTAGGAAATATTAAAATACGTCCTCAATTTGAATCTATACCGGTGATTATTCTTACTTCTGTAATTATTCCGAAAGGAAAATCTTATAAGAAATATGTACAATTAGCAAATGAAATTGGAGTACAGCACGTTTTACCCAAACCGGCCTCTAAAGATATTATCCTTCCCCGTGTAATGGAAATACTGGAATCAGATCAACTTATAAAAAATGAATAA
- a CDS encoding IS21 family transposase: MNQRIKMNKIVEIVRLYELGLSKRSISRNLSISRPVVSEYLQIFRKSNMTYKDLSLMKESEVLDILDSRNLSRKERYQQLSIRFPDYAVQLKRVGVTLQILWEEYTKEVSEPYSYTQFCYHYQTWKNSKEVSMHIEHKYGDKLFVDFTGKKLKIKDPKTNEEREVEVFVSVLGASQLTYVEAVYSQKKEDFIRACENSLQYLGGVVNAIVPDCLKAAVTKSDRYEPEINPELLDFARHYDTVIFPARPYKPKDKALVENAVNIVYTRIFAPLRDQTFLSLSELNEAIQKLLDKHNNLKMQRLNHSRREDFERNEKQLLKPLPAEKYMFKKFAMSTVAVNYHVYLPEDKNYYSVPYRLKGRKTTIIYTQDIVEVFYNNERVALHKRDRAQGKYSTNIDHMPPSHKSYAEWNSEMILSRASLLGVSVRELSSNILNTYKYPEQGYKVCIGIINLGKKYGGKRVNRACEIALEYKQIGYRFIKNILLNGMDAYEQENLSSNDIKHENLRGKVYYNKEEY, encoded by the coding sequence ATGAATCAGAGGATAAAAATGAATAAAATTGTTGAAATAGTAAGACTCTACGAACTGGGTTTGAGTAAACGGAGTATTAGTCGAAACTTAAGTATTTCTCGTCCAGTAGTATCAGAGTATCTCCAAATATTCCGCAAGTCAAATATGACATATAAAGACCTCTCTCTTATGAAGGAAAGTGAGGTTCTGGATATATTAGATTCCAGAAATCTTTCCCGAAAAGAAAGGTATCAGCAGCTATCCATTAGGTTTCCTGACTATGCTGTTCAGTTGAAAAGAGTTGGAGTTACCCTGCAAATATTGTGGGAAGAATATACAAAAGAAGTTTCAGAACCCTATAGCTATACCCAGTTTTGTTATCACTATCAGACATGGAAAAACAGCAAAGAAGTCAGTATGCATATAGAGCATAAATATGGTGATAAACTGTTTGTGGACTTTACCGGAAAAAAGCTAAAAATAAAAGATCCCAAAACAAATGAAGAAAGAGAAGTTGAAGTATTTGTTTCTGTATTAGGTGCGAGTCAATTAACTTATGTAGAAGCGGTATATTCTCAGAAGAAAGAAGATTTTATTCGTGCCTGTGAGAATAGTTTACAATATCTTGGAGGGGTTGTGAATGCGATTGTTCCGGATTGCTTAAAAGCTGCGGTAACAAAAAGTGATAGGTATGAACCTGAAATCAATCCTGAGCTTTTGGATTTTGCCAGACATTATGATACGGTTATTTTCCCGGCAAGGCCCTATAAGCCCAAAGATAAAGCACTCGTAGAAAATGCGGTGAACATAGTATATACTAGAATATTTGCTCCTCTTAGAGATCAAACATTCCTGAGCCTCTCAGAATTGAATGAGGCAATACAGAAACTATTAGATAAACATAATAATCTAAAAATGCAGAGATTAAATCATTCAAGAAGAGAAGATTTTGAAAGAAACGAAAAACAGTTACTAAAGCCTCTACCTGCAGAAAAATACATGTTCAAGAAATTTGCAATGTCTACAGTAGCTGTAAATTATCATGTCTACCTTCCTGAAGATAAAAACTATTACAGCGTGCCTTATCGCCTAAAAGGTCGTAAAACCACGATAATCTATACTCAGGATATAGTTGAGGTATTCTACAATAATGAGAGAGTGGCTTTGCATAAACGTGATAGAGCACAGGGTAAATATAGCACAAATATAGACCATATGCCTCCCTCTCACAAGTCTTATGCGGAATGGAATTCTGAAATGATATTAAGCAGAGCATCTCTTCTGGGAGTAAGTGTAAGGGAGCTATCCTCAAATATTCTAAATACTTACAAATATCCCGAACAGGGATATAAAGTATGCATAGGGATTATTAACCTTGGAAAGAAATATGGGGGAAAGCGAGTTAATAGAGCCTGTGAAATCGCATTAGAATACAAGCAAATAGGCTACAGATTTATAAAAAATATTTTGCTAAATGGAATGGATGCATACGAGCAAGAAAACTTATCTTCCAATGACATCAAACATGAAAACCTGAGAGGAAAAGTATATTACAATAAGGAAGAATACTGA